Within Wyeomyia smithii strain HCP4-BCI-WySm-NY-G18 chromosome 2, ASM2978416v1, whole genome shotgun sequence, the genomic segment TgtttataatatatatatattttatacgTGTATACCAATACATTTAAATATATATAGATTACAACTTAAGAAACGAGCAAATTAACAAATGAAAGTTTTATAAAAGTAGACAAATTGAGGTGTTCTCATTGATCGTGTTGCCTTTtcgtgctgttgttgttgtttccgATCGTCACGGCTCCAtcgacaaaaaaattgtttactgtTTCAAaaggaattgtttttgaaaattctcgcAACTATCTTGCTGTTGAGCATTTTTCTGGTACTATAACTACACAATGAGTAGGTAAGTattaaactttaaactgtgtAAACACCACGGATAGAAGTAATACGctttaaaataaatttcagcACCTATTTAAACGTAGAATTTTTGAACGATAGTGATGATTCCGCGGGACCTGAAGGatctgaaaataaacaaaccgAATATGCGGAAGCGTGCCCGGGATCATTCAAGGCATTCAGCAATGTTTCTGATCCTCTGTGTAGCCTTTTGGCTAATCCTTTGGAGCTTGAAAGTAGCCGATTCGATCTAAACCAAAACCAAATTGATATGGACCTCGGTATGAACAAAATGATTCCGGACGCATCAGCTCTTAACAATACTCCTGACGACGAGTCTTTCGTTGCTGATTTGACCGAAAGTGTGTTTTGGTTTAAAGCGGATTTTTGTCGGAAATTCTTTCGAAGTCAATTTACGCCCGAAACAGATCACTTCAGAAGATGTCGCAGGAAATTCGGTGGAAAGTGTTCTCCGCTGCATCTGGAACACGGCAAAACATCAGATCAATAGGAAGATAATCTTTATCGATGAAACACCTGCCTGGAGTGAAGAGCAACAATCTGGATTTGAAGACATCGATCAGTTCTTAATGCTGCAGGATCAAACCAAGAAAAAGCTCTACTCGGTGGCAAGCATCACACCCAGATTGCTTCATTCGTGGCGAGGACGaaatataaatgtttttatCTACGTGTACTCACTAAATGTTGAGTCAAATTCGCAGTACCAAAAGTTGCAATGAACACTGATTTCTCCTCAAAATCCTGATAGATCCAGAGCACATTCAACACGTGACGATGCAGCATTAGCAGAAGAATTGCGTTCCAATCATTCAGACATTGAGGGCCACTACAGCTCATGGTTGCTCTGGGCGAACTTCATCAATTCGGCACCAGCACACGAGAAAGAGCAGCTGAAACAGTGCAGTTCACCGCCATTGGAGCTGGCAAAATATTTCCGGTGGGTGGCTGTGTCTGAACCAGCAAGATTACAGGCTGTGCATCGTGGGATGGTTGTGGCAAATGTTGTCAACGATGGTTGGACGAGAGAAGTGGTGGAACTAGAGAAGGATGTTTCACTTGCTTTAAACATTCTCCAAGGAGTCTCCAACAGACTAAATGCGATGAAACTGAAAGGAGCTGCTGAATCTGGACTACTCGGTGCTATGGAGTCTGCTGTACAACCTGAAGAGTCGCCATTAGGCCGGAGTCTGTCGTCTAGGGTGATCGATTGCCGAGACATCGACCATGCGTAgaaatttctttttcttctctttttacAAACAACTTGAGGTGTGCATTAGTTATATTTTAACGATTAGTTTTTTTAAACAGTTGATATCTTGGTGTATGAATAAtacgaaagaaataaaaatacaataaaaagttATGTTCAAAGATATTTATTTGTAATGTTTAcaatgtatttgttttcaaatttgaaagagAGCAAACTTTATACAATAATGAGTAATTTGTATAATAAATTTGTACATTATGCCGGAACAGTATCGAAGTCCAAAGTTTTTGGGTCTTGACTAAGACCTTTTTCCGGAAGAAAAGTTCCCCCCGCAAAGTAACCACAATGTTCGAAGATCCCTTTTGCCGGGAAATGTCTAAAATGGTTGATTGCTGTGACTACTTCACTCAGGATAGAAGCGGATTCTCTATGAATCCTTGATAAAATCTTCTTCACCAacccaaaaataatttcaattggATTAAAGAAGGGACAATAGGGGGGGGAGGAAAATGGGGATGATTCCGAGGGATCGGAGATAACGAATTATGTTTGGGTTGCAATGTATTCTGGCTCCATCCAGTATCCACACTGAATGGAAACCAGGATACATTTGCACTTTTGGATTATTGAGAGCAATTTTTTTGCAGCAGTCAAAAAATTTCGCCCTGTTAAACGTTCCATCGGTCCAGAAACTTTCAATAATACCGTTTAACCCAAGGAAGCAAAGGAATGAAACCCGAGGCTGTCGACAAAATTCACCGCGGAAAATAACCTTTTTTCCGATGACTCCATAACCTTTCTTTCTCAAAACATCTCGGCTATCGACGGAAATTTCATCGCGAAAGATGAGGTTGAAAACATCCCATGGTATTGCCAATAATTCTCTAACAAAACGAGTTATTTCGTCGTCTCGAATCTGTATCGCCCTACGTTCTATGGTTTTCCATGACATGCCCGCTTCATGTAAAATTATACAAATAGACGATACACTGATCGTCTGATGGAAATGAAGCTGAAATTTATGCTGGGCTTCGTCGAGGAAAAGTACGGGGTCCGTCCGGTACAATTCAACGATCCACTGTCGCATTTCAGTTCCAAACTTTTTATACACTTGAGCACGCTGCTTCCGCGAGAAGAATCCGTTCTTTTCATATTTCGAAATCCATTCGCAAATGGTTGAATGAGCTTTTCTATCACCCTTGTCATCTCCTTCCGGGACATTCCGAGAAAATAATACCCATATAATGCATAGTATACCGTGTTTGGAGAAGCATGTTTTCGACGAACGTTGCAGAAGATAATATTATCCATCGCTGTGAATAGAATTGCCAAAAATCCGATAAAAAGATGGTCACAGTTACaagaaataaattaataaaaatgctcAAGCGGAAATTCAAATTcgtggtttgttttttttttattctcgcgatTGACCTTCACTTAGTTCGCCAGTGAAACGTCGCATCGCTAGTCAAAGCTGCGATTTTGATTTAGTGCTGCGAAGACAATAATTTACTGTGCTTCTAGTTTTAGCATTATTTCAGCAATCGCAATGCAACGAGCTGGATCATGGAGGTAACCATGGTCATGATCAAAGCTGGGGTTGATTCGCTTCATCAGTGAGTCGTTGGGAACGTGTAAATTCATGCTAATTCCTGAAGTGACATCCACTTCTCCAGCGATATCTAGCTGATGCAAGATTTTTAGACCATTCTCCAAATCATGATCTGTAGAATTTCTATTACAGTCTACAAGATCCATAAAAAGGAATTGCCAGCTGTGTTAAAAggggaaaatttattttctttattcGTCCGAATGCTGGGGACTGCCCATTTGTAGAGGCTGCAATATTTTGTGTTGACTTATTTGAAATAATAGTTAAGCTAACCTCGTCTTACCCTTGACTTTTGTGATTTCTATTTATGAAGTCACTTTCTTTAAAGTGATCCTCACAAATGAAAGAGTTATCAGGGATGTTTCCGTCGCCACAAAAtcttttccatcacctatcgtTCCTGGAATCAAGTACGAGAAAAATCTCGAAGCAAATAAAGTTAAAACAACTACTTATTACCTTTGCTTTGCATTCATGATAAAAAACGATTTATTCAGTTGTtcataagattatttagtccctagataagtaatgtcgctggCGTCGCTGGATTTTTACAGGTTATGTATAGAGTTGATCTGCTTGGGAACATAACGTCAAAAGTCGTTACACTGAACGGAAGCGTCGAGTCCTTATTAGAGAATTTATTATTCAGAAGTATCAGACGGgtgaaattaaaaaagtcaTATGAAATACTCGATGCACTAATAATTTACATTAAATAATATGATTCGCTATGCGCACATGTAAAATAAAtatcaatgaaaaattttgcatttatatTTTCAGTGATAGTTGTCGATAATTTACAACATGAATTCAAGCGCATATGTGAAGAAAATCATCCATATCAGCCCCATCAACCCATTCCCGGTGGGTGATgccgtatggcatcacctgacatctgaACTTGGATTACAACTTAACAATTAAACTTGATATTTTGAACGATTAAACTATTAAATACGGTTTGAGAACAGATCAATCTACAATACGCAACCCAGTTTGTGTTAACTGTACGCgcagttgctgagtaataagagtttgaaggtcatttttcgaggtaaaatctgattgctctccgccgggaatgggttaaagaGATCATATACAAACATGAACTGTTTTACGATTCAGTTTCACACCGTTTCATTTTCGATGTGCTCATCCATAAACTTTTCCATAGTTAATAACAATCATTTTAACTGTTTCGTGTTGCCCTTGTTTGTTTGAACTGTGCAAGCAAAGAGTGAtaatcagttttaaaattatatacaACCGTTAAAAGCTAAAGTCAAGCAATGATAACACATTTATGTGCGAGCAATTTGGTTCAGTGTAGTCTGCTTTTTCTTTTGGAAGGTTTTGCCCATAACGAGGCTCAAAATAGAGGTAGGTCTACtagatcatgattctcaaagcaGTTTTCAAGTCGAATCGCGACAAATCGACTCTAGTGCTTGGATCTTTTGTGCAACATGATTTGCTTCGAATACAATGGGCACactagcgacattacttatctacacgctcgttcaattttactctaaattggttAGAAAGTACTCACtttcgtattttgattcaaaatgtcaaaaaatgggTAATATTgattaacgaaactgagtaactttcacccagttttcgtatttttttgttttgctcacttttgggtaaccgttcattttatatcagtttgctgtaaacaaaagttagggcatcttcagcggtggtctatttttgaaacaactttatactagatttacaccagcgaaaccgaACTAGCGAactagctaatatagaccaacttttcgttctccgcaccggtgttgtgtatcttgttgttttaaaccgctgacatctgtcacactgtcaacaattcaatgccccatgctatcagttaatgagacttgttataataaaaaacactcaatatttaacaaaagagaaattcgataatttttacgcacatttaacgattactttggcaagacactttatatccacaagactttatggatttgacggtttgacccgagcgtcaatgacatttctcaggatggattggtatgatctaaaatttttgctacaagtagggttttggaggatagcgaaaaatatttgatcgcgaagatgttcatcttccgttttcttATCATCAATCTtttaaaatcttgcagttcttcaaacttggtttgggttttgaggatattaggtggcattgcgcagctcgattcgaacgattttcgctattttcgagtaggtcacatattgccagttatgcttcaagcttaaaaggagcagtcattgtcatttgtcctgcggctcatctaacccgcaaagtcgaaaaatacgaaaaacgaaacaaaacgccccccagcgatcatttagttttgttcgagttgctcgaaacgaaatgcgcaatgtcaccccagcattttgaacgttttcagttcagtgtcttctaggaacatttttctggcctcttaagttcttctctagtcccaatacaattaaggcgacggttatggtcttttagaattcccccttttgctggtcggtttccttgatgccaaaaacgacaaacctgttcatattctgcttcagaaaagccacaaaaatgaattgtgaattgtcataaaaaatctttgttctgtttattccccaacactcgcaaaagccaaaaatgaggtattcaattgaaatatgacattttaccagcgtacaaagggttttagaacgatctatttcttgttccaaaaagtgacaaaattagaccaaaacgtataccagtttcaaattttttcaatttagatctggtataaaacaaaatttacaccaccggtgcagcagtgaatttgagtttgttccaaaaaaatagaacaaaacaacgatttggaccaccgctaaAGATGCCCTTAGGCATTTAACAGTTCCCTGTTTGTTTCGCTTATTCGTACATGGATTCAGTTTTGAAAGTACTGCAACGAATAgtttacaataaaataataatccgcTCTTTGAAATATGAGCCACAAGTCAAATAAGTGTGTGCTGCAGTAGTGAGGGAACGTAACGCGAAGAATGAGTTCATAAAAAAATAGGACACGTCCGCTTGTTCGAATAACTtctgtttttgttacattgattttgtaacATATTGATCAAGCTATTTGAGTGGTCAGATCCATATTCTTAAATCATGGATGAGACGGTAATGCTTATTCTTTTTGTAATACTAGTTGGTTCCTATATAGCTGGAAGAAAGTATACTGTTAATCGTGATGCTGTTGgaggaaaaactaaaaatgtgtATATGTTTGGTGCTAGGTTGTTGGTGGGAACGGCCCTTACAGTAATACCAGAAGGAATTCATTCCTTGTACGATGCAAGCTCGGATGAAAGCAGTCTTGAAGTTAAATACGTGGGCACCTCTCTAACACCGGACAATAAACACAGCGCTGATTTATCCACATTTGGGCTCTCCCTAGTACTGGGCTTTGTCTCCATGATACTTGTACCGAGTTGTAGCTTTTTTACGCGAAGCAATCCGAAAGATGGTAAtgatataaaatattaataattaggtAACTTGATGGGAAATTACTACAACATATTAACAATTTTTcttatgttgttttcaaattttaatttccgaATTTCCTATTGTTTTCTTTTGCGTAGGGAAGTCaaattaacgaaactgagtaacagttactcagttTGGCTAATTCATGCTTTTTTTTGAAATGAGTAAAtagtactcagtttttgacatttatccatgctactcaaaaatgagtaactaTATGGTTACTCTGTTTAGGGTAGATCCACTTTTGACGAAATTGAGTCAAAACTTacccaatttagagtaaaaaaggCAGAGCGTgtagggactaaataatcttaagcctgtatcagactaaccgttgcagcggtcaaccgctactgttccgttctttttcgaccaatcaaaacacagcggtcgaccgtcgcttgttgttgttgcaaaagatagaatcatttctatttttgccgccgaccgttcccaacggttgccggctgctgtcattgacatggcgaaggcaaacgaatctcttcacacctacacaagatcacatatagagacttgacaaatgaaaatgtgtgcttctctttttggcacacacgacagccagtcaaaacattgatagcaccggcaacgctggttggcgatgtcaatttttGACCAACGCACCCTGGCAAAAATGAGTctaaattcccactaattaaaagccccTTAGCTGGATACCTttaatatagcatttcttatgtaaaattggtcaacaaattgattggcgatggtttcattttggacagagcacgggaaatggtctatttcgcctcttttcaccatatttttgcatatttttggaATTATAGACCCtctcccgtgccctgcacagaatgaaaatattacctatcgatttattggccatttttacataagaaatgttaTATTTAAGGTAACCAGCcgagcggcttttaattagagGGAACTTGGATtaatttttgccagtgtgcgttggtcgaaaattgacatcgccaatTGTCGATTTATGGAATCTTTGAATgataattttaaattcaaagtgttatttatatttatgtATGCGTGCAATCGCAAaccagcacacacactagcatgctTCAGTTCCACTTTAGTCGAAAGGTTGCGTTGCTGAAACTGTCGCTCAAtttcaggcagagttcccattcttcttgatatgatgtttttgtgaaaacacagcacaccaaacatcagcaaaattttgctggtttccagcaatgaaaatttggtgtgtagttcaaagaaatccaaaatatatattttgatcaATTCAAGAATCATTGAGTTACCATTATCCAGCAAATTAATTCTAATTGAAACCCAGAACTTGAAATAACCTACACGCTCGTCAaatttaactctaaactgagtgagatgtcactcactttcgttaaaaatgtttttatgatATTACTCATTTATGGGTGGAGTCACCATGTGTCAGAAATTGAGTAGGAATTACTCTCTTCTTAGAAAACcgctttgaaatgaaactgagtaaaagctactcagtttgctcgttttgacttttgatccctTTGATGAATGAAACTGCCAGAGGATTGTTGCATACAATTATAACAaaatcacaagtttttttttttaaatctttgtAATTTGCATATACATATATGTAATAAAACAACAAACCTTATTAAATCCTTAGTGTATCTTCTGCCTTAGCAGCTTCATTAAAAACCGCAGCAATACGGTTCACTGTTACCCGGGAACTGTGAATTGGGGTTTTAAATAGTACACAtgccaaaaaaaaacgataaccattctcatatctggaggaactctaatacacaaataaaaaacacttttttcaaacaacacgtttttccaaacaacaacttatttttagcgaaacgtttttaaatgtttccaataccactcaaaaaaaaaagagtaaagcagaaaattatgacaatctgagtaactgttactcagttcggtaaacgaaacttactcaatttttgacgttttaataGACAATGTTAAACTGAGACAAAGTtactcaatttagagtaaaattaaagGAGCGTGTATAGGGTTGTaggtttttacggcaggactaattatcaaaacgtcgctgataaactggcagtcaggctcatttccgatgtttatttttgttgttcccgcaacactgcaaccatctaAGCCGCCTTTGCACTGTCAGTCcggcttacaaaaacaaatacgttgaaatcattcccgcagtttatgttgtgtgaacacgcagttgttctatgtgtttgtaaagtcgTAAGGAAGTT encodes:
- the LOC129725062 gene encoding uncharacterized protein LOC129725062 encodes the protein MSSTYLNVEFLNDSDDSAGPEGSENKQTEYAEACPGSFKAFSNVSDPLCSLLANPLELESSRFDLNQNQIDMDLGMNKMIPDASALNNTPDDESFVADLTESVFWFKADFCRKFFRSQFTPETDHFRRCRRKFGGKCSPLHLEHGKTSDQ